The Streptomyces aurantiacus genome includes a region encoding these proteins:
- a CDS encoding nuclease-related domain-containing DEAD/DEAH box helicase, with protein MARMIPSYFPTRTPPGEQALHKALAESDATDDWIVLHSLAIAEHVKKPEGEADFIVVVPDLGVLVIEVKSHLTVDYRDGLWKLGNDAPTARGPFKQASDAMHSLRKYLLKKKVNLSSTPVLSAAWFTAVRARTMLPESPEWHDWQVLDSEDLKNGVAAAVLRTIKAGTAHLDKTTHVAYGGVGPDEATARRVAFLLRPQFEVGVVAGDLRHARQDQLVHFVEEQYEALDSMADNHAVLFTGPAGSGKTLLAMEAARRELAQGHQGRLLCFNRLLGRRLTADMPEDPGLKVGTLHRQLLAVTGVKPPADPPAEFWTEELPERAMESIVAMGDDAAADFLVIDEVQDILSEPYLDVLDLMVKGGLRSGRVLLFGDFERQVIYDDGAGRELLRARMPRLPICRLTMNCRNLPRIGYSVNMFSGLEPGYRKFRRGDDGMNPGWLKYEAGSDQTPLLLEAIRRLRDDHYQLHEIFVLSPLAEGSVAASTTDQWLRQILQPATGPARRKGEVQYATIQAFKGLEASAVVVTDLDRKLVPNFEAVMYVGLTRATDRLYGVIEADTLRAVMEGER; from the coding sequence ATGGCTCGAATGATTCCTTCGTACTTCCCGACGAGGACGCCGCCAGGGGAGCAGGCGCTGCACAAGGCACTCGCCGAGAGCGACGCTACCGACGACTGGATCGTGCTGCACTCGCTCGCGATTGCCGAGCATGTGAAGAAGCCCGAGGGAGAGGCCGATTTCATCGTCGTCGTGCCAGATCTCGGGGTTCTGGTCATCGAAGTGAAGTCGCACCTTACGGTCGACTATCGAGACGGACTGTGGAAGCTCGGCAACGACGCCCCGACTGCGCGAGGTCCGTTCAAGCAGGCGAGCGACGCCATGCACAGCCTGCGCAAGTACCTATTGAAGAAGAAGGTCAACCTCAGCTCGACCCCGGTGCTCAGCGCCGCCTGGTTCACCGCCGTGCGCGCGCGGACGATGCTTCCCGAGTCGCCCGAGTGGCACGACTGGCAGGTGCTCGATTCCGAGGACCTCAAGAACGGCGTCGCTGCTGCGGTCCTGCGCACGATCAAGGCAGGCACCGCGCACCTCGATAAGACCACCCATGTCGCGTACGGCGGGGTCGGCCCCGACGAGGCGACGGCCCGACGGGTCGCGTTCCTGCTGAGGCCCCAGTTCGAGGTGGGGGTGGTCGCCGGCGATCTCAGGCACGCCCGCCAGGACCAGCTCGTCCACTTCGTCGAAGAGCAATACGAGGCCCTCGACTCGATGGCCGACAACCATGCGGTGCTCTTCACCGGGCCGGCCGGGTCCGGCAAGACTCTCCTGGCCATGGAGGCGGCACGGCGTGAGCTCGCCCAAGGGCATCAGGGCCGTTTGCTCTGCTTCAACCGTCTGCTCGGTAGGCGCCTAACGGCCGATATGCCCGAGGACCCGGGCCTGAAAGTCGGTACCCTGCATCGCCAGCTGCTGGCGGTCACTGGGGTGAAGCCGCCCGCCGATCCACCGGCCGAGTTCTGGACCGAAGAGCTGCCGGAACGAGCGATGGAGAGCATCGTCGCGATGGGCGACGACGCGGCGGCGGACTTCCTCGTGATCGACGAGGTGCAAGACATCCTCAGCGAGCCGTATCTCGATGTGCTCGACCTGATGGTCAAAGGGGGGCTCCGGTCGGGGCGTGTGCTGCTGTTCGGTGATTTCGAGCGGCAGGTGATCTACGACGATGGCGCGGGCCGGGAACTACTTCGCGCGAGGATGCCACGCCTGCCGATCTGTCGGCTGACCATGAACTGCCGCAATCTGCCACGCATCGGTTACAGCGTCAACATGTTCAGTGGCCTCGAGCCTGGCTACAGGAAGTTCCGCCGCGGTGACGACGGGATGAATCCCGGATGGTTGAAGTACGAGGCCGGGAGTGACCAGACGCCGCTGCTGCTGGAGGCGATCCGGCGGCTCCGGGATGACCACTACCAGCTGCACGAGATCTTCGTGCTCAGCCCGCTGGCGGAAGGGTCAGTCGCGGCGTCCACGACCGATCAGTGGCTCCGGCAGATCCTGCAACCGGCGACCGGTCCGGCGCGGAGAAAGGGCGAAGTGCAGTACGCCACCATCCAGGCGTTCAAGGGACTTGAGGCGTCGGCGGTCGTGGTCACGGATCTCGACCGGAAGCTCGTGCCCAACTTCGAGGCGGTCATGTACGTCGGGCTTACCAGGGCGACCGACCGGCTGTACGGAGTTATTGAGGCTGACACACTACGCGCGGTTATGGAGGGCGAGCGGTGA